One window of Triticum dicoccoides isolate Atlit2015 ecotype Zavitan chromosome 5A, WEW_v2.0, whole genome shotgun sequence genomic DNA carries:
- the LOC119299987 gene encoding bromodomain-containing protein DDB_G0270170-like — PPARRKRKKKGRPSLLDLQKRSLRLQKLQEAPPPPPPPPPPPPQQRRPSTRRNPAPEDDSGDDDPRREKKLRLVVGLHDGSAKGEKRRTATDGREEPSDSGPTTPLPDKKLLVFILDRLQKKDTYGVFSEPVDDEELPDYRDIVKHPMDFSTVRKKLDKGAYANLEQFEDDVFLITSNAMSYNSPDTVYYRQARSIQEVAKKDFENLRQDSDASEPEPEPLPEPEPKPQRRRGRPPKNAVKQQVEQPPAERATANFSAAALAMAGNSGLYAHSGFDIQRRIADVLKASFANRSNEHNWSSERKLESIEDYSGSGSKWSGKMGKKPLLVEESRRTTYYQNQPSSSMYELPVATSYNGTRKVLVPIGAQLPQAYSRSLARFAAQLGPVAWEVASERIEQVIPPGITFGRGWVGDGESPNSFQPPVPTSSPIPTPPPSSTAASSEQKTVDDPASAGHSTGPHADAVSHAFANNAQRIDSQAVPNPQCGSLPQVLVDRGEHSVELKSSHNVEERPTMHQTVNGFNAVPGSIMFAPTAQLVANRMQTHMAD, encoded by the exons CCCCCGGCCCGCCGGAAGCGGAAGAAGAAGGGCCGGCCCTCCCTCCTCGACCTCCAGAAGCGCAGCCTCCGCCTGCAGAAGCTGCaggaggcgccgccgccgccgccgccgccgccgcccccgcccccgcagcAGCGCCGCCCCTCCACGCGCCGCAACCCCGCCCCGGAGGACGACTCGGGCGACGACGACCCCCGCCGCGAGAagaagctccgcctcgtcgtcGGCCTCCACGACGGATCGGCCAAG GGAGAAAAGAGGAGGACAGCGACGGATGGGCGTGAAG AGCCGTCAGATTCCGGCCCCACGACCCCTCTGCCTGACAAAAAGTTATTGGTCTTCATCCTTGATAGGCTGCAGAA GAAGGACACATACGGCGTTTTCTCGGAGCCGGTTGATGATGAAGAG CTGCCCGACTACAGAGATATCGTCAAGCACCCCATGGATTTTTCGACAGTTAGGAAGAAGCTTGATAAGGGGGCATATGCCAACCTGGAGCAATTTGAG GACGATGTGTTTCTGATAACCTCGAACGCCATGTCCTACAATTCACCAGACACAGTATACTATCGACAG GCACGATCTATTCAAGAGGTTGCTAAGAAGGACTTTGAGAATCTTCGGCAAGATAGTGATGCCAGTGAACCAGAACCAGAACCATTACCAGAACCGGAACCAAAACCACAGCGTCGAAGGGGCAGGCCTCCAAAGAACGCTGTCAAGCAGCAAGTTGAGCAGCCACCAGCAGAACGTGCTACCGCAAACTTTTCTGCGGCGGCACTTGCTATGGCTGGAAATAGTGGACTTTATGCGCACTCAGGGTTTGATATACAGCGGAGAATTGCAGATGTACTGAAAGCTTCTTTTGCCAATAGAAGCAATGAACACAATTGGTCCAGTGAGCGCAAATTGGAAAGCATTGAAGATTATTCAG GGTCTGGGAGTAAATGGTCAGGAAAAATGGGGAAGAAGCCACTTCTGGTAGAAGAGAGTCGCCGAACTACATATTATCAGAATCAACCATCCAGTTCAATGTATGAGCTGCCAGTGGCAACCTCATACAATGGGACAAGGAAGGTTCTTGTACCA ATTGGTGCTCAGTTGCCACAGGCCTATTCCCGCAGTCTGGCACGTTTTGCTGCACAGCTTGGTCCTGTTGCTTGGGAAGTTGCATCGGAGCGAATTGAACAGGTCATTCCCCCTGGAATAACATTTGGTCGTGGGTGGGTAGGAGATGGCGAATCACCAAACTCATTTCAGCCACCTGTACCGACTTCATCTCCGATACCAACACCACCACCAAGCAGCACAGCGGCATCGAGTGAGCAGAAAACTGTAGATGATCCTGCAAGCGCAGGCCATTCAACAGGGCCTCATGCAGATGCTGTGTCACATGCGTTTGCCAATAACGCTCAGAGGATAGATTCTCAGGCAGTACCAAACCCGCAATGCGGATCGTTGCCACAGGTTCTAGTAGACCGAGGTGAACATTCTGTTGAGCTGAAGAGCAGCCATAATGTTGAAGAACGGCCCACCATGCACCAAACTGTGAATGGTTTTAATGCTGTGCCAG GGTCAATCATGTTCGCACCTACCGCGCAGCTGGTCGCGAACCGGATGCAGACGCATATGGCCGATTGA